A part of Spodoptera frugiperda isolate SF20-4 chromosome 25, AGI-APGP_CSIRO_Sfru_2.0, whole genome shotgun sequence genomic DNA contains:
- the LOC126912371 gene encoding iroquois-class homeodomain protein IRX-5, with amino-acid sequence MFVLRYGMDLNGARRKNATRETTSTLKAWLNEHKKNPYPTKGEKIMLAIITKMTLTQVSTWFANARRRLKKENKMTWEPRNRVDDDDNNNDDDDHKSNDGKDGLDGKDSGTGSSEDGDRPQQRLDMLGQRTESEWSESRADSGPESPEPYERPIHPAYQHLPSRAPPGSTPASAKPRIWSLADMASKEGEAPAPPSPASAFYQSAAAAAAARLAHPYSRPELYRGLYPPTHPADVALLEYSRSLALAAPAPAPPAPSPSSSSTSSLAEPPPPPRA; translated from the exons ATGTTTGTCCTTAGGTATGGAATGGACCTAAACGGCGCAAGAAGAAAAAACGCAACTAGAGAGACAACGAGCACCTTAAAAGCGTGGCTGAACGAGCACAAGAAGAACCCATACCCTACGAAGGGCGAGAAGATAATGTTGGCGATCATCACCAAGATGACACTGACGCAGGTGTCGACGTGGTTCGCCAATGCGCGCCGCCGGCTCAAGAAGGAAAACAAGATGACGTGGGAGCCGAGAAACAGGGTCGATGATGATGACAATAATAATGACGATGATGACCATAAAAGCAACGATGGAAAAGATGGACTAG ATGGAAAAGACTCAGGAACCGGCTCTAGTGAAGACGGAGATAGACCTCAGCAAAGATTAGATATGCTTGGGCAAAGGACAGAATCAGAATGGTCCGAATCACGCGCTGATAGTGGTCCCGAATCACCTGAACCTTATGAAAGACCTATTCACCCAGCCTATCAGCATTTACCTTCCCGTGCGCCACCCGGCAGCACTCCAGCCTCAGCAAAGCCCAGAATATGGTCACTAGCGGATATGGCAAGCAAAGAGGGTGAAGCACCAGCACCACCATCACCAGCATCCGCGTTCTACCAGTCAGCAGCCGCTGCGGCGGCAGCTCGCCTTGCTCACCCCTACAGCCGACCTGAGTTATATCGAGGCCTGTATCCTCCGACTCACCCGGCGGACGTGGCCCTCCTCGAGTACTCTCGTTCGCTGGCGCTGGCTGCACCTGCCCCCGCACCTCCAGCTCCCTCACCGTCCTCATCGTCCACGTCGTCGCTGGCCGAGCCCCCTCCCCCACCTCGGGCCTGA